In a genomic window of Desulfotomaculum sp.:
- a CDS encoding 3-isopropylmalate dehydratase — protein sequence MFFEGNAHKFGNDINTDYIISGKYKFKTLNMVELASHVMEDLDPDFSNKVTPGDFIVAGTNFGCGSSREQAPLVVKYAKISAVLAKSFARIFYRNAINTGLPVVECDTDLIGEGDVLEVDLSQGFVKNKSSGVSIPIKPLPDVMIKILNDGGLSAHFKKYGGFSFE from the coding sequence ATGTTCTTCGAGGGCAATGCCCATAAGTTCGGCAATGATATCAATACTGACTATATAATTTCAGGTAAATATAAATTTAAAACACTTAACATGGTTGAGTTAGCCAGTCATGTTATGGAGGATCTGGATCCCGATTTCAGCAATAAAGTAACACCTGGAGATTTTATAGTAGCCGGGACCAACTTCGGCTGCGGTTCATCACGGGAGCAGGCGCCCCTGGTTGTAAAATATGCCAAGATCAGCGCCGTTCTGGCCAAATCTTTCGCCAGAATTTTCTACCGCAATGCAATAAACACAGGCTTACCGGTTGTTGAATGTGATACTGATCTGATTGGTGAAGGTGATGTTTTGGAAGTTGATCTTTCTCAGGGGTTTGTCAAAAATAAAAGCAGCGGCGTTTCCATTCCTATCAAACCGCTGCCTGATGTGATGATTAAAATCTTAAACGACGGTGGTTTGAGCGCCCATTTCAAAAAGTATGGCGGTTTCAGCTTTGAATAG